From a single Clupea harengus chromosome 24, Ch_v2.0.2, whole genome shotgun sequence genomic region:
- the LOC105888651 gene encoding histone H2A.J — MSGRGKTGGKVRAKAKTRSSRAGLQFPVGRVHRLLRKGNYAERVGAGAPVYMAAVLEYLTAEILELAGNAARDNKKTRIIPRHLQLAVRNDEELNKLLGKVTIAQGGVLPNIQTVLLPKKTEKSK, encoded by the coding sequence ATGAGTGGAAGAGGAAAAACCGGTGGCAAAGTGCGAGCCAAGGCCAAGACTCGTTCCTCTAGGGCTGGGCTTCAATTCCCTGTCGGCCGTGTTCACAGACTGCTGCGCAAAGGCAATTATGCTGAGCGTGTTGGAGCTGGTGCACCCGTCTACATGGCTGCTGTGCTCGAGTATCTGACCGCTGAGATCCTGGAGTTGGCTGGTAACGCCGCTCGTGACAATAAGAAGACCCGTATCATCCCCCGTCATCTGCAGCTGGCTGTGCGCAACGACGAGGAGTTGAATAAACTTCTTGGTAAAGTCACCATCGCTCAGGGGGGTGTGTTGCCAAACATCCAGACTGTGCTCCTGCCCAAGAAGACTGAGAAGTCTAAGTAA
- the LOC105888654 gene encoding histone H2B 1/2-like, with product MPEPAKPAPKKGSKKAATKSTAKGGKKRRKTRKESYAIYVYKVLKQVHPDTGISSKAMGIMNSFVNDIFERIAGESCRLAHYNKRSTITSREIQTAVRLLLPGELAKHAVSEGTKAVTKYTSSK from the coding sequence ATGCCCGAGCCAGCAAAGCCCGCCCCGAAGAAGGGATCCAAGAAAGCCGCGACCAAGTCCACCGCTAAAGGAGGCAAGAAACGCAGAAAGACCAGGAAGGAAAGCTATGCCATCTACGTGTATAAGGTCCTGAAGCAGGTCCATCCCGACACCGGCATCTCCTCCAAGGCCATGGGCATCATGAACTCCTTCGTGAACGACATCTTCGAGCGCATCGCTGGAGAGTCTTGCCGTTTGGCTCACTACAACAAGCGttccaccatcacctccaggGAGATTCAGACTGCAGTGCGTCTTCTTTTGCCCGGTGAGCTTGCCAAGCACGCCGTGTCTGAGGGAACCAAGGCCGTAACCAAATACACCAGCTCCAAGTAA